A genome region from Campylobacter sp. MIT 12-8780 includes the following:
- a CDS encoding heat shock protein transcriptional repressor HspR, translating to MQQNYEEPLFLISVVAKVLSIHPQTLRQYEKEGLVEPSRTDGKMRLYSQKDIDRIKLILRLTRDMGVNLAGVDVILKLKTQITEFECLVNELRLELDKRQGKSGKAVVKHKSSFDLIFYDDKKKL from the coding sequence ATGCAGCAAAATTACGAAGAACCACTCTTTCTCATCAGCGTTGTTGCAAAGGTTTTAAGCATACACCCTCAAACCTTAAGGCAATATGAAAAAGAAGGACTTGTCGAACCAAGTAGGACAGATGGTAAAATGCGTTTGTATTCTCAAAAAGATATTGATCGCATTAAGCTTATCTTACGTTTAACGCGTGATATGGGCGTGAATTTAGCCGGTGTTGATGTAATACTTAAGCTTAAAACACAAATTACTGAATTTGAATGCCTTGTCAATGAACTTCGCCTCGAGCTTGACAAAAGACAAGGCAAAAGCGGTAAAGCTGTAGTTAAACACAAAAGTAGTTTTGATCTCATCTTTTATGATGATAAGAAAAAGCTTTAA
- a CDS encoding cation:proton antiporter domain-containing protein codes for MENYLQGFLIAMASAIVLNVILKRVEIPSIIGYIITGVIVSSLYQFHGSEELSHIAEFGIVFLMFTIGLEFSFKHLLAMKQEVFLNGSLQMLTCGFACALIVFFLLGLNDRISIIVGFALALSSTAVVLKILNDSGEINQNYGRKALGILLFQDIAVIPLLLMVDIFSTPNNDITSLVIATLASAVILIILLLIISRYFLDGFFRFVIKASSQEIFITTILFIVIGASFLAHKFGFSYSLGAFLAGALIGETRYKHKIQADLIPFRDLLLGVFFVSVGMQINFKIVFENWSLVLFLVCLVLIVKFGVIYLLLRLYTKRRVALKTALSIMQIGEFALAIFSLLQARSLLDDASAQILIITSIITMVITPFVLKNIQKISNAVETNKEIPNEYLPSNQSFTNHFVIFGYGRLGQEVVQRIKHTGIPYLVLESDLNLVELGTSRGENIFFADATQEQTLQIANIEECAVAIITLSNEAKLEILTQVLSNYKKPIQTIVQVSGDLEKILFLNARENFHIIKAERAVARTLVQEALECKINSNIT; via the coding sequence TTGGAAAATTATCTACAAGGCTTTCTCATCGCTATGGCAAGTGCTATAGTGCTTAATGTCATTTTAAAGCGCGTTGAGATTCCAAGCATTATCGGCTATATCATCACAGGTGTTATTGTCTCCTCACTTTATCAATTTCACGGCTCTGAGGAATTAAGCCATATCGCTGAGTTTGGTATAGTGTTTTTGATGTTTACTATAGGACTTGAGTTTTCCTTTAAACATCTTTTAGCGATGAAACAAGAAGTGTTTTTAAATGGCTCTTTACAAATGCTTACTTGCGGTTTTGCTTGTGCTTTAATTGTGTTTTTTCTTTTGGGTTTGAATGATAGAATTTCTATCATTGTAGGCTTTGCACTTGCTCTTTCTTCTACAGCTGTGGTGCTTAAAATTCTAAACGATAGTGGTGAGATCAACCAAAACTATGGTAGAAAAGCCCTTGGGATATTGCTTTTTCAAGATATAGCTGTGATCCCTTTGCTCTTAATGGTCGATATTTTTTCTACACCAAATAACGATATCACAAGCCTTGTTATCGCGACTTTAGCAAGCGCTGTGATCTTAATCATCTTGCTTCTTATCATCAGTAGGTATTTTTTAGACGGATTTTTTCGCTTTGTGATTAAGGCTTCTTCTCAAGAAATTTTCATCACGACGATTTTATTTATCGTTATAGGTGCAAGCTTTTTGGCACATAAATTTGGCTTTTCTTACTCTTTGGGTGCGTTTTTAGCAGGAGCTTTAATCGGTGAGACAAGATATAAACATAAAATTCAAGCTGATTTAATCCCTTTTAGAGACTTGCTTTTGGGGGTATTTTTTGTTTCTGTTGGTATGCAGATCAACTTTAAAATCGTATTTGAAAACTGGTCTTTAGTGCTTTTTTTAGTATGCTTGGTTTTAATAGTTAAATTTGGCGTCATTTACTTACTTTTAAGATTATATACAAAAAGAAGAGTGGCTTTAAAAACAGCTTTAAGTATCATGCAAATAGGCGAATTTGCTTTGGCGATCTTTTCCTTGCTTCAAGCTAGATCCTTGCTTGATGATGCAAGCGCTCAAATTCTTATCATCACCTCTATCATCACTATGGTTATCACGCCTTTTGTGCTTAAAAATATACAAAAAATTTCAAATGCAGTTGAGACAAACAAAGAAATTCCAAACGAATATCTGCCTTCAAATCAAAGCTTTACAAACCACTTTGTGATCTTTGGTTATGGGCGTTTGGGGCAAGAAGTCGTGCAAAGGATCAAACACACTGGAATTCCTTATCTTGTCTTAGAAAGTGATTTGAATTTAGTTGAGCTTGGCACAAGTAGGGGCGAAAATATCTTTTTTGCAGACGCAACACAAGAACAAACCTTACAAATTGCCAATATAGAAGAATGTGCCGTTGCTATCATCACCTTAAGCAATGAAGCTAAACTTGAAATACTTACTCAAGTGCTTTCAAACTACAAAAAACCTATCCAAACCATAGTGCAAGTCAGTGGCGATCTTGAAAAAATTCTTTTCTTAAATGCTAGAGAAAATTTTCATATCATCAAGGCTGAAAGAGCTGTAGCAAGAACACTTGTGCAAGAAGCACTTGAATGCAAGATCAATAGCAATATCACTTAA
- a CDS encoding DnaJ C-terminal domain-containing protein — MSNSLYETLGIDKNASADEIKKAYRRLARKYHPDINKEKGAEEKFKEINAAYEILSDEQKRKQYDMYGDNMFGGQSFSDFSRSAGAGGADINDILRNIFGGGFGGAGGFGSSGGFGGFSGSRGFNSNGFSSSFGFDDEADLDLEAKVSIPFDTAILGGEHSINFNGERIKIKVPHGIKNGDKLRISGKGRSLGGKRGNLIIKVQVEPSNEYEREDDDLYKKLDISLKTALFGGKVEVSTPRKSVSVKIPPNSKNNQKIRLKGYGVQNRKNDIYGDMYLSLNVILPNTDTLDKAFVKELEAKLP; from the coding sequence ATGAGTAATAGTTTATACGAAACATTAGGGATTGATAAAAACGCAAGCGCTGATGAGATAAAAAAAGCCTACAGACGCCTAGCGCGCAAGTATCATCCTGATATCAATAAAGAAAAAGGGGCTGAGGAAAAATTCAAAGAAATCAATGCAGCCTATGAAATTTTAAGCGATGAGCAAAAACGCAAGCAGTATGATATGTATGGGGATAATATGTTTGGCGGACAAAGCTTTAGTGATTTTTCAAGAAGTGCTGGAGCTGGCGGGGCTGATATAAATGATATCTTAAGAAATATCTTTGGTGGCGGATTTGGCGGTGCTGGAGGTTTTGGCAGTAGCGGTGGATTTGGGGGCTTTTCAGGCTCAAGAGGCTTTAACTCAAATGGCTTTTCTAGTTCTTTTGGTTTTGATGATGAGGCTGATCTTGATTTAGAAGCTAAGGTTTCAATCCCTTTTGATACAGCCATCTTAGGTGGAGAGCATAGCATAAACTTTAATGGCGAACGCATTAAGATCAAAGTCCCGCACGGCATTAAAAACGGCGATAAGCTTCGCATTAGTGGCAAAGGTAGAAGCCTTGGTGGAAAAAGAGGAAATTTGATTATCAAAGTGCAGGTTGAGCCAAGCAATGAGTATGAAAGAGAAGATGATGATTTATACAAAAAGCTTGATATATCGCTTAAAACTGCTCTTTTTGGAGGCAAGGTGGAAGTAAGTACTCCACGCAAAAGTGTAAGCGTAAAAATCCCACCAAATTCAAAAAACAACCAAAAAATTCGCCTCAAAGGCTATGGGGTGCAAAATAGAAAAAATGATATTTATGGGGATATGTATTTAAGCTTAAATGTGATTTTACCAAATACTGATACGCTTGATAAAGCTTTTGTTAAAGAGCTTGAAGCAAAGCTACCTTAA
- a CDS encoding DegQ family serine endoprotease — translation MKKKMFLLSLCASCVLAANINFKEAAQDIKRADPSTQAGVVLSYHDAIKDVKKSVVNISTSKTVTRNMAGFDDFFNDPYFKQFFGFDFPQQQRGGSKKEVISSLGSGVIISSDGYIITNNHVIADVDSISVSLPDDDTEYKAKLIGADEKTDLAVIKIEAKNLSAVSFADSDKLMEGDMVFALGNPFGVGSSVTSGIVSALNKNNIGLNQYENFIQTDASINPGNSGGALVDSRGALVGINSAILSRSGGNNGIGFAIPSNMAKDIAKRLVEKGKIERGFLGVTITNLEGETKKAYSNQSGALITSVEKGSSAESAGLKRGDLVLKVNEKNITSASDLKNYIGTLEPNQKITIIYERDGVSKSVSFVLKADTQSISSQGLIDGLELKNLDTNARAKIPANINGVLVTGVKEGSKADNAGFEVGDIIIGVEQDEIKSLEQLSSVLKNNQAKSFTKIWVYRNGVAQLLVLR, via the coding sequence ATGAAAAAGAAAATGTTTTTACTCAGTCTTTGTGCGAGTTGTGTTTTAGCTGCAAATATAAATTTCAAAGAAGCCGCGCAAGATATAAAAAGAGCTGATCCTTCAACTCAAGCAGGTGTGGTGCTTTCTTATCATGATGCGATTAAAGATGTGAAAAAAAGTGTGGTAAATATCTCTACTTCAAAGACGGTTACGCGCAATATGGCTGGTTTTGATGATTTTTTTAACGATCCGTATTTTAAGCAGTTTTTTGGCTTTGATTTTCCTCAACAACAAAGAGGCGGTTCTAAAAAAGAAGTGATAAGCTCTCTTGGCTCTGGGGTGATTATCTCAAGTGATGGTTATATCATTACAAATAACCATGTTATTGCTGATGTAGATAGCATTAGCGTGTCTTTGCCAGATGATGATACTGAATATAAGGCTAAGCTTATAGGAGCTGATGAAAAAACTGATTTGGCTGTGATTAAGATAGAAGCAAAAAATCTTTCAGCTGTGAGTTTTGCGGATTCTGATAAGCTTATGGAAGGAGATATGGTTTTTGCACTTGGCAATCCATTTGGTGTAGGCTCAAGCGTAACAAGCGGTATAGTTTCAGCTTTAAATAAAAACAATATAGGCTTAAATCAATACGAAAATTTCATTCAAACAGACGCCTCGATAAATCCGGGAAATTCAGGTGGAGCTTTAGTAGATAGTAGAGGAGCTTTAGTTGGTATCAACTCAGCCATACTTTCAAGAAGTGGGGGTAATAACGGCATAGGCTTTGCTATACCTTCAAATATGGCAAAAGATATAGCTAAAAGATTGGTTGAAAAAGGAAAGATTGAAAGAGGCTTTTTAGGCGTTACGATAACAAATTTAGAAGGCGAAACAAAAAAAGCGTATTCAAATCAAAGTGGAGCTTTAATCACTAGTGTTGAAAAAGGTTCATCAGCTGAATCAGCTGGGCTTAAAAGAGGAGATTTAGTCCTTAAGGTGAATGAAAAAAATATAACAAGTGCAAGCGATCTTAAAAACTACATCGGCACACTTGAGCCAAACCAAAAAATTACAATCATTTATGAAAGAGATGGAGTAAGCAAAAGTGTGAGTTTTGTGCTTAAGGCAGATACACAAAGCATTAGCTCACAAGGGCTTATTGATGGGCTTGAATTAAAGAATTTAGATACAAACGCAAGAGCAAAAATCCCAGCAAATATCAATGGTGTCTTAGTAACAGGTGTAAAAGAAGGCTCAAAGGCTGATAATGCTGGCTTTGAAGTAGGGGATATCATCATTGGCGTAGAACAAGATGAGATCAAAAGCCTAGAACAGCTTTCAAGTGTGCTTAAAAACAATCAAGCCAAAAGCTTTACAAAAATTTGGGTCTATAGAAACGGCGTAGCTCAGCTTCTCGTGCTTCGCTAA
- a CDS encoding potassium/proton antiporter, with translation MEALILIFAILFLSCVILSKFSDRYGIPALLIFIFVGMFAGSDGVLGIPFDNGKIAQDIGMLCLILILFSGGFDTSFKLIRPVLKEGIVLATLGVVLTAIFIALFCYYLFDFSFNDALLLGAIISSTDAAAVFAIMRSKGLKLQNHIAPLLELESGSNDPMAIFLTITIIQMITLSSLPSVSDFALTMLTQFILAFICAYVFGALMPLILNKIKFGSWGLYPVFTLAWIMLAFSASNKIGANGYLCVYLLGIVANSKEFIYKKGLIGFFEGVAWLAQVVIFLTLGLLVFPSQLPSVAFIGLGVAFVTMFFARPIAVFISLIFFKKFNFKEKLFISWVGLRGTVPIILATYPLAAGIESSHFIFNIVFFIVLLSVLIQGVSLNPLAKALRLTAEEAKTESYNLPIALSTFRQYTLKENSSVIGKNIAELNLSGEFIILIVKREGEYIKASGSLIFEEGDLLLILCNDKNVFEENIKNFEPNL, from the coding sequence TTGGAAGCACTTATCTTAATCTTTGCAATCTTATTTTTAAGCTGTGTGATCTTAAGCAAATTTAGTGATAGATACGGCATACCAGCCTTGCTTATCTTTATCTTTGTGGGTATGTTTGCTGGAAGTGATGGAGTGCTTGGCATACCTTTTGATAATGGCAAAATCGCTCAAGATATAGGTATGCTCTGTCTTATACTCATACTTTTTAGTGGTGGTTTTGACACAAGTTTTAAGCTTATTCGCCCCGTGCTTAAAGAAGGTATAGTTTTAGCTACTCTTGGGGTTGTTTTAACAGCAATTTTTATTGCTTTATTTTGTTATTATCTTTTTGATTTTTCATTTAATGATGCTTTGCTTTTAGGAGCCATTATCAGTTCAACTGACGCAGCTGCTGTTTTTGCTATCATGAGATCAAAGGGCTTAAAGCTTCAAAATCATATCGCTCCTTTACTTGAACTTGAAAGCGGAAGTAATGACCCTATGGCGATTTTTCTTACCATCACTATTATACAAATGATCACGCTTTCATCTTTACCAAGCGTGAGTGATTTTGCTTTGACTATGCTTACTCAATTTATCTTAGCTTTTATTTGTGCTTATGTATTTGGGGCTTTAATGCCGCTTATTTTAAATAAAATCAAATTTGGCTCTTGGGGCTTGTATCCTGTTTTTACTTTAGCGTGGATTATGCTTGCTTTTAGCGCAAGCAACAAAATAGGAGCAAATGGGTATTTGTGTGTGTATTTACTAGGTATTGTTGCAAATAGTAAGGAATTTATCTATAAAAAGGGACTTATTGGTTTTTTTGAAGGTGTAGCGTGGCTTGCTCAAGTGGTGATTTTCCTAACGCTTGGGCTTTTAGTTTTTCCAAGCCAGCTTCCAAGTGTTGCTTTTATAGGACTTGGAGTAGCTTTTGTAACTATGTTTTTTGCGCGTCCAATCGCTGTTTTTATCAGTCTCATTTTCTTTAAGAAATTTAACTTCAAAGAAAAGCTTTTCATCTCTTGGGTAGGACTTCGTGGCACCGTACCTATCATACTTGCAACCTATCCACTTGCTGCTGGTATTGAAAGCTCACATTTTATCTTTAATATAGTCTTTTTTATCGTGCTTTTATCTGTTTTAATTCAAGGTGTGAGCCTTAATCCTCTTGCAAAAGCCTTAAGACTGACAGCTGAGGAAGCTAAAACAGAAAGTTATAATCTGCCAATCGCTTTAAGCACCTTTAGACAATACACACTTAAAGAAAACTCAAGCGTTATCGGTAAAAACATAGCTGAGCTAAATTTAAGTGGAGAGTTCATTATACTTATCGTTAAAAGAGAAGGCGAATATATCAAAGCCAGTGGTTCCTTGATCTTTGAAGAAGGAGATTTGCTCCTTATTTTATGCAATGATAAAAATGTCTTTGAAGAAAATATCAAAAATTTTGAGCCAAACCTATGA